ACCTTTCCAACGTAGCTCACCCTGCAGTTGTTCGCCATAGCGATGCAGAATAGAACCGCGAACCGGCCAGAAAGCTTGTCCGCGTGGTGCACCCAGTCCGCCGGTACGTGAAATGAGCGAACGCTCGCTTTCCGTCGGTTTGTAGGTTGAGCCTTTGCGAGACGCTTCCTGCTGGCGATCTTTCACGGCCTGCGCGTCGCGCGCCTCTTTTTCGGCGCGCGCTTTGGCAGCCGCTTCAGCGCGGGCAATGCTGTTGCGCAGTTTGGATTCGTTGGCGCGCATTTCACCCAGCTGCGTCTGGCCTTCCTGAATCGAAGACTCCAGCCCGGAAAGGGTTTTCTTACGCTCGTTCCGCGCCTGTTCCAGCTTCGCCTGCTGCGCCTGCTGATCGTAAAGCAGAGTTTGCTGCTGGCTCTGTTTCTCTTCCAGCTCGGCTTTTTGCGAGGTGACCTCTTCGCGCGTCTGTTTAAGCTGCGCGATAGTTTCCTGACGCGCCTGGTTCAGATAGCCAAAATAAGCCTGCAGGCGCTGACCGCGCTGGCTCTCTTCTCCGCTGAGGATCAGCTGAATGCCGGTGTGTTCGCCCTGGCGAAACGCGGCGTCGAGCTGTGCCGCAAGATTGCGCTCCTGGGCATCTCGCTGCTTTTCCAGTTTGGCAATCGACGCATTCATCTCGTCGATTTGCTTATTCAGCACAGAAAGGGTGTTCTGGGTTTCGCGCAGTTTACGCGCAGCGGCGGAGATGGCTTCTTCCTGCTGCTTTAATTGTGCGAGCAGAGAGGAGCGTTGTTGTTGCTGTTGGCGTACCGCGCGCTCTTTGGCGGCGATATCGGCCTGAATCGATTTGAGCTGATCGCGATCGTCAGCGTGGGCGGATGCGGCGCACAGCAATACGCCAGCGCTGAGTGCGCTGGCGTAAAGCAGAGGCCTGACTGATAACCGTAACGGTTTCACGACCCATGTGATTGAAAAAATCGCCTTTCCCCTCATGGGGAGGGATTATTCCACGATGAACAGCGGCTTGCCAGTCATCTCTTGCGGGATTTCCATGCCCATCAGCGTCAACATGGTCGGCGCGATGTCGGAAAGCTTACCGCCCTCTACTGGTTTCAGAGATTTCTCACCCACGTAGATCAGCGGAACTGGCAGGTTGGTGTGTGCTGTATGAGCCTGACCGGTAGACGGATCGCGCATCTGCTCTGCGTTGCCGTGGTCAGCCGTAATCAGCAGCTGGCCGCCGACGGATTCCACCGCTTTGGCGACTTCGTCAACGCAGTTATCCAGAGCTTCAATCGCTTTCACTGCGGCTTCCATCACGCCGGTATGACCTACCATGTCGCCGTTCGGGTAGTTACAGATGATGGTGTCGTATTTACCGCTCTTGATCGCCGCGACCAGTTTCTCGGTCAGCTCAGCGGAGCTCATTTCCGGCTGCAGATCGTAGGTCGCCACTTTCGGGGAGTTGATCAGAATGCGATCTTCGCCTTTGAACGGCTCTTCTACACCACCGTTGAAGAAGAAGGTGACGTGCGCATATTTCTCGGTTTCGGAGATACGCAGCTGGGTTTTATCGTTCTTCGCCATCCACTCGCCGAAGGTGTTGGCGAGCGATGCTGGTGGGTACGCGCAAGGCACTTTGATGTCTGCGGCGTATTCGGTCAGCATGATGAAGTCGAGGTTCACGACTTTCTTACGAGCAAAACCGTCGAAATCGTTGTTCACGAAAGCGCGGGTGATTTCACGTGCGCGGTCAGCGCGGAAGTTCATGAAGATCAGCGCATCGCCGTCTTCCATTGCCGCATCGGCCTGGCCTTCAGCACGGATAACGGTCGCTTTCACGAATTCGTCGTTTTCATCGCGTGTGTAGGCAGCTTCCAGACCGGCAACAGCGGTATCAAACTGGAATTCGCCTTTGGCCTGAGTCATCAGGTCGTAAGCTTGCTCAACGCGATCCCAACGGTTGTCGCGGTCCATAGCGAAATAACGGCCAATGATGGACGCCACGCGGCCTTTGCCCAGTTCAGCAAATTTATCTTCGAACGTTTGCAGGGACGATTTCGCGCTGCGCGGCGGGGTGTCGCGACCGTCGAGGAAAGCGTGCAGATAGATTTTTTCTGCGCCGCGCTCGGCTGCCATCTCAACCATTGCCAGGATGTGATCTTCGTGGCTGTGAACGCCACCGGCAGAGAGCAGACCCATGATGTGAACGGCTTTACCGGCTTTCACCGCTTTATCCACCGCGCCAGTCATCGTTGGGTTGCTGAAGAAAGTCCGTTCTTTAATTTCAACGTCCAGACGGGTCAGGTCCTGATAAACGATGCGACCCGCGCCCAGGTTGACGTGTCCAACTTCGGAGTTGCCCATCTGACGGTCTGGCAGGCCAACTTCCAGGCCAGAAGCGTCAATCAGGGTATGCGGGCGTTTGGCCCACAGTGCATCCATGACCGGGGTTTTAGCGTTGAAAATGGCGTTATCCTGGCTGTCTTCGCGATAGCCATAACCATCCAGAATCACCAGTACCATAGGTTTTTTAGAGACCGACATTGCGACATCCTCATGCTCAAGAGACAAAAAATTTGCCTGATTTTACTACAGCTGAATCGATAAAGTAGCCACAGAAGATCAAAGAAAGCGCTGGCACAGACAGCGGCTATCCTCATTTTGACGCTTTTTTTTCGTGGCATGCCGCAGAAAATGGATTAGCTTATTCTCGCTGGCTGTATTTGCCACAACGCACAGGTATACTCCTGTCCTGGTTTTTTTAATCACTACGTCGGGAGTTGTTACCCCCCATGCAAGAAATTATGCAATTTGTTAGCCGCCACCCAGTACTGAGTATCGCGTGGATTGGTTTACTGGCCGCTGTGCTGTTCACTACGTTTAAAGGTCTTACGTCTAAAGTTAAGGTCATTACCCGTGGCGAAGCAACGCGCCTCATCAACAAAGAAGACGCGGTCGTTGTGGATCTGCGCCAACGTGATGATTTCCGTAAAGGTCACATTGCCGGTTCTATTAACCTGCTACCGACAGAAATCAAAGCTAACAATCTTGGCGAGCTGGAAAAGCATAAAGACAAACCGATTATCGTCGTTGACGGTACCGGGATGCAGGCTCAGGACCCAGCAAGCGCACTCACCAAAGCCGGCTTTGATAAAGTCTTCGTGCTGAAAGACGGCGTGTCTGGCTGGAGCGGTGAAAACCTGCCTTTAGTTCGCGGTAAATAAGAGGAACGACGTGATGGCCAATATTGAAATCTACACCAAAGCGACCTGCCCGTTTTGCCATCGTGCAAAAGCGCTGCTGAACAGCAAAGGGGTAACTTTCCAGGAACTGCCCATTGATGGTGATGCGGCAAAACGTGAAGAGATGATCAAACGTAGTGGCCGCACGACGGTTCCGCAGATTTTTATTGATGCGCAGCACATTGGCGGCTGTGATGACTTGTATGCGCTGGATGCAAGCGGCGGGCTCGATCCCCTGCTGTGATAGCGTTTTAGGACAATTAAAAAGGGTATTTCCATGTCAGAACAAAACAACAACGAAATGAGTTTCCAGATCCAGCGCATCTACACCAAAGATGTCTCTTTCGAAGCGCCAAATGCGCCGCACGTTTTCCAGAAAGATTGGCAGCCAGAGGTTAAACTTGATCTTGATACTGCATCTACCCAACTGGCAGATGACGTGTATGAAGTTGTGCTGCGTGTGACCGTTACCGCTGCGCTGGGCGAAGAAACTGCATTCCTGTGCGAAGTACAGCAGGGCGGTAT
Above is a window of Lelliottia jeotgali DNA encoding:
- a CDS encoding peptidase M37 — protein: MRGKAIFSITWVVKPLRLSVRPLLYASALSAGVLLCAASAHADDRDQLKSIQADIAAKERAVRQQQQQRSSLLAQLKQQEEAISAAARKLRETQNTLSVLNKQIDEMNASIAKLEKQRDAQERNLAAQLDAAFRQGEHTGIQLILSGEESQRGQRLQAYFGYLNQARQETIAQLKQTREEVTSQKAELEEKQSQQQTLLYDQQAQQAKLEQARNERKKTLSGLESSIQEGQTQLGEMRANESKLRNSIARAEAAAKARAEKEARDAQAVKDRQQEASRKGSTYKPTESERSLISRTGGLGAPRGQAFWPVRGSILHRYGEQLQGELRWKGIVIGASEGSEVKAIADGRVILADWLQGYGLVVVVEHGKGDMSLYGYNQSALVSVGTQVRAGQPIALVGSSGGQGRPSLYFEIRRQGQAVNPQPWLGR
- a CDS encoding 2,3-bisphosphoglycerate-independent phosphoglycerate mutase; the protein is MSVSKKPMVLVILDGYGYREDSQDNAIFNAKTPVMDALWAKRPHTLIDASGLEVGLPDRQMGNSEVGHVNLGAGRIVYQDLTRLDVEIKERTFFSNPTMTGAVDKAVKAGKAVHIMGLLSAGGVHSHEDHILAMVEMAAERGAEKIYLHAFLDGRDTPPRSAKSSLQTFEDKFAELGKGRVASIIGRYFAMDRDNRWDRVEQAYDLMTQAKGEFQFDTAVAGLEAAYTRDENDEFVKATVIRAEGQADAAMEDGDALIFMNFRADRAREITRAFVNNDFDGFARKKVVNLDFIMLTEYAADIKVPCAYPPASLANTFGEWMAKNDKTQLRISETEKYAHVTFFFNGGVEEPFKGEDRILINSPKVATYDLQPEMSSAELTEKLVAAIKSGKYDTIICNYPNGDMVGHTGVMEAAVKAIEALDNCVDEVAKAVESVGGQLLITADHGNAEQMRDPSTGQAHTAHTNLPVPLIYVGEKSLKPVEGGKLSDIAPTMLTLMGMEIPQEMTGKPLFIVE
- a CDS encoding Protein export cytoplasm chaperone protein (SecB), with amino-acid sequence MSEQNNNEMSFQIQRIYTKDVSFEAPNAPHVFQKDWQPEVKLDLDTASTQLADDVYEVVLRVTVTAALGEETAFLCEVQQGGIFSVGGIEGNQLAHCLGAYCPNILFPYARECITSLVSRGTFPQLNLAPVNFDALFMNYLQQQAGEGTDQHQDA
- a CDS encoding Rhodanese-related sulfurtransferase, producing MQEIMQFVSRHPVLSIAWIGLLAAVLFTTFKGLTSKVKVITRGEATRLINKEDAVVVDLRQRDDFRKGHIAGSINLLPTEIKANNLGELEKHKDKPIIVVDGTGMQAQDPASALTKAGFDKVFVLKDGVSGWSGENLPLVRGK
- a CDS encoding Glutaredoxin 3 (Grx3) produces the protein MANIEIYTKATCPFCHRAKALLNSKGVTFQELPIDGDAAKREEMIKRSGRTTVPQIFIDAQHIGGCDDLYALDASGGLDPLL